The following are encoded in a window of Solidesulfovibrio magneticus RS-1 genomic DNA:
- a CDS encoding chromate resistance protein ChrB domain-containing protein, whose product MKAMCNKTWLVFSFSQPASRQSGRVRTLRRLAGLGAASLKGGLYVLPWSPELHEQLTWLAGEVEQGGGEAVFFACPDIANMAHEAVVAVFRKARDEAYAQLAAEARAALAAETLDDKETAAKLRRLTRRHEAERAIDFFDAPGGPVVAGLLGALAARLAGAAGSASEETAIAPCDPAAYRGRLWVTRPGLYVDRLASFWLVRRGIDPEAAIAYADTLDDLPPQAVAFDMAGAPFTHVGPRITFEVMRQAFGLEAVACDRLAAVIRAVDLGDFETAPPETAGVRRLLDGLCAVCRDDAERLRRGLDLFDALAASYAIETQGAS is encoded by the coding sequence ATGAAAGCCATGTGTAACAAAACATGGTTGGTCTTTTCCTTTTCCCAACCGGCCAGCCGGCAGTCCGGCCGGGTGCGGACCCTGCGGCGACTGGCCGGGCTCGGGGCGGCCTCGCTCAAGGGGGGGCTGTACGTGCTGCCCTGGTCGCCGGAACTTCATGAGCAGCTGACCTGGCTGGCCGGCGAAGTGGAGCAGGGCGGCGGCGAAGCGGTGTTTTTCGCCTGTCCCGACATTGCCAACATGGCCCACGAGGCGGTTGTGGCGGTTTTTCGCAAGGCCCGCGACGAGGCCTACGCCCAGCTTGCCGCCGAGGCCCGGGCCGCCCTGGCCGCCGAAACCTTGGACGACAAGGAAACGGCTGCCAAGCTGCGTCGCCTGACCCGGCGGCATGAGGCCGAGCGGGCCATCGACTTTTTCGACGCGCCCGGCGGGCCGGTGGTGGCCGGCTTGCTGGGCGCTCTGGCCGCCCGGCTGGCCGGCGCGGCGGGGTCCGCCTCCGAGGAGACGGCCATCGCGCCTTGCGATCCCGCCGCCTACCGGGGCCGGCTGTGGGTCACCCGGCCGGGGCTGTACGTGGATCGGCTGGCCTCGTTTTGGCTGGTGCGGCGCGGCATCGACCCCGAGGCGGCCATCGCCTACGCCGACACCCTGGACGACCTCCCGCCCCAGGCCGTGGCCTTCGACATGGCCGGCGCGCCCTTCACCCATGTCGGGCCGCGCATCACCTTCGAGGTCATGCGCCAGGCGTTTGGCCTGGAGGCCGTGGCCTGCGACCGGCTGGCCGCCGTCATCCGGGCCGTGGACCTGGGCGACTTCGAGACCGCTCCCCCCGAAACCGCCGGAGTGCGCCGGCTGCTGGACGGCCTGTGCGCCGTTTGCCGCGACGACGCCGAGCGCCTGCGCCGGGGCCTGGACCTGTTCGACGCCCTGGCCGCTTCCTATGCAATCGAAACCCAAGGAGCTTCATGA
- a CDS encoding CBS domain-containing protein — MFKRRVGELAKRPLIVPADATVTQAADLMVRADVSCLAAVTGAKVVGFVTERELVRRLDVDLDPASPVRETLSRTVGGGILKDLSANEAIKTMLERKERHLPVIDVGGSLIGVVTDKELVDALAVDFMVENVDCRAVMRPEPICLPPEAPVQAALDRMREAGVGSVLAVTDGKAAGIFTERDALRAIMGQPERLADPVSAYMSRPVVSVPAEAMVYKVILYMRQKGVRRLAVTEADGRLAGVLTQPDILLYARRMG, encoded by the coding sequence ATGTTCAAACGCAGGGTCGGCGAACTGGCCAAAAGGCCCCTTATCGTGCCGGCGGACGCCACCGTGACCCAGGCGGCCGATCTTATGGTGCGCGCCGACGTCAGCTGCCTGGCTGCCGTCACCGGGGCCAAGGTCGTGGGGTTTGTCACCGAGCGCGAACTGGTGCGTCGCCTGGACGTCGATCTCGACCCGGCCTCGCCGGTGCGCGAAACCCTGTCGCGTACCGTGGGCGGCGGCATCCTCAAGGACCTGTCGGCCAACGAAGCCATCAAGACCATGCTGGAGCGCAAGGAGCGCCATCTGCCGGTCATCGACGTGGGCGGCTCGCTCATTGGCGTGGTCACGGACAAGGAGCTCGTGGACGCCCTGGCCGTGGACTTCATGGTGGAAAATGTCGATTGCCGGGCCGTCATGCGGCCCGAGCCGATCTGCCTGCCCCCGGAAGCGCCCGTGCAGGCGGCCCTGGACCGGATGCGCGAAGCCGGCGTCGGCTCGGTGCTGGCGGTAACGGACGGCAAGGCCGCCGGCATCTTCACCGAACGCGACGCCTTGCGGGCCATCATGGGCCAGCCCGAACGGCTCGCCGATCCCGTCTCGGCCTACATGAGCCGGCCGGTGGTCAGCGTGCCGGCCGAGGCCATGGTCTACAAAGTGATACTCTACATGCGCCAAAAGGGCGTGCGCCGTCTGGCCGTCACCGAAGCCGACGGCCGCCTGGCCGGCGTGCTCACCCAGCCCGACATCCTGCTCTACGCTCGGCGCATGGGCTGA
- a CDS encoding Lon protease family protein — translation MTRNLTPTDLRACCDPAALPFADSRDIPDDPGALARTQPRAMAALDLALAIGGREYNVYLAGEPAMGRTHFARAFLDPAAKAGATPPDWLYVHNFDDPDRPRVVSLPAGQGRGFKTALAKAVTDMREEIPARFEREAYLAQKQTLMRGYNADRETMLDEMEERAKTEGYNLLVDDQGAFTLYPLLEGKVVSDEEFERLEPELKKSLKAKGDLLLEEMSSALRKLSKEERGYRDREKDLERDAAGEVCDAALAPFADLRAASPAIDQFLTAMRADILDNIDAFMPQAQPAPPSPHGDLNLPEDIFYRYEANLFVDNGQLSGAPVVAEDHPTYFNLMGCIERESEMGALYTDFTLIKSGSLHRANGGFLIIRVDDLAANPGAWESLLRALRSGQARVEDPAEGGEHVRTRTIEPEPIPLDLKIVLVGPDEAYEALLYSDERFGKLFKLKAHLQENMARNPENVGLYLTLAGQAIRQANLLPFDRAALAALVDYASVLAEDQTRLSLKIPFARELMIEADALARRQEAEAVTAAHLALARKAREFRVNLYEEEYLEEYDREMIKVATSGEAVGKANGLSVRMFGDYAFGLPHQISCTVGVGHGGILDLEREAELGGPIHTKGMMILKSYLVSRFAQDKGLVMTGSLCFEQNYAGVEGDSASGAELAALLSALAEAPIRLRYAMTGAVSQSGEIMAVGGVNEKIRGFFAVCRRRGLAGDQGVLLPADNVVNLMLDDEVIQAVAQGRFHIHPVATVEEAMEILTGLPAGVRGPDGTFPEGSLYARVDARLARLAQLAPLGGGWQGCGRG, via the coding sequence ATGACCAGAAATCTGACGCCCACGGACCTTCGCGCCTGCTGCGATCCCGCCGCCCTGCCTTTTGCCGACAGCCGGGACATTCCCGACGATCCCGGGGCGCTCGCCCGCACCCAGCCCCGGGCCATGGCCGCCCTGGACCTGGCTTTGGCCATCGGCGGCCGGGAGTACAACGTCTATCTTGCCGGCGAGCCGGCCATGGGGCGCACCCATTTCGCCCGGGCCTTTCTCGATCCGGCCGCCAAGGCCGGGGCCACGCCGCCGGACTGGCTCTATGTCCACAATTTCGACGACCCGGACCGGCCCAGGGTCGTGTCGCTGCCGGCCGGCCAGGGGCGGGGCTTCAAGACCGCCCTGGCCAAGGCCGTCACCGACATGCGCGAGGAGATCCCGGCCCGGTTCGAGCGCGAGGCCTACCTGGCCCAGAAGCAGACCCTCATGCGCGGCTACAACGCCGACCGCGAGACCATGCTCGACGAGATGGAGGAGCGGGCCAAGACCGAGGGCTACAACCTCCTGGTCGACGACCAGGGGGCTTTTACCCTCTATCCGCTGCTCGAAGGCAAGGTGGTCAGCGACGAGGAGTTCGAGCGCCTGGAGCCGGAACTCAAGAAATCCCTCAAGGCCAAGGGCGACCTGCTCCTGGAGGAAATGAGCTCGGCCCTGCGCAAGCTCTCCAAGGAGGAGCGCGGCTACCGCGACCGCGAAAAAGACCTGGAACGCGACGCCGCCGGCGAGGTCTGCGACGCCGCCCTGGCTCCCTTCGCCGATCTGCGCGCCGCCTCCCCGGCCATCGACCAGTTCCTCACGGCCATGCGGGCCGACATCCTGGACAACATCGACGCCTTCATGCCCCAGGCCCAGCCGGCCCCGCCCTCGCCCCACGGCGACCTGAATCTCCCCGAGGACATTTTCTACCGCTACGAGGCCAACCTCTTCGTGGACAACGGCCAGCTCTCGGGCGCGCCGGTGGTGGCCGAGGACCATCCGACCTATTTCAACCTCATGGGCTGCATCGAGCGCGAATCCGAGATGGGCGCGCTCTACACCGACTTCACGCTGATCAAGTCCGGCTCCCTGCACCGGGCCAACGGCGGCTTCCTCATCATCCGGGTGGACGATCTGGCCGCCAATCCCGGGGCCTGGGAGAGCCTGCTTCGGGCCCTGCGTTCGGGCCAGGCCCGGGTGGAGGACCCGGCCGAGGGCGGCGAGCACGTGCGCACCCGCACCATCGAGCCCGAACCCATTCCGTTGGACCTCAAGATCGTGTTGGTCGGGCCGGACGAGGCCTACGAGGCCCTGCTCTACAGCGACGAGCGCTTTGGCAAGCTGTTCAAGCTCAAGGCCCATCTCCAGGAGAACATGGCCCGCAACCCGGAAAACGTCGGCCTCTACCTGACCCTGGCCGGCCAGGCCATCCGTCAGGCGAATTTGCTGCCCTTTGACCGGGCCGCCCTGGCCGCCCTGGTGGACTACGCCTCGGTGCTGGCCGAGGACCAGACCCGGTTGTCGCTGAAAATTCCCTTTGCCCGGGAACTCATGATCGAGGCCGATGCCCTGGCCCGCCGCCAGGAGGCCGAGGCCGTCACCGCCGCCCATCTGGCCCTGGCCCGCAAGGCCCGGGAATTTCGCGTCAATCTCTACGAAGAGGAATATCTTGAAGAGTACGACCGCGAGATGATCAAGGTGGCCACCTCCGGCGAGGCCGTGGGCAAGGCCAACGGGCTGTCCGTGCGCATGTTCGGCGACTACGCCTTCGGCCTGCCCCACCAGATCTCCTGCACCGTGGGCGTGGGCCACGGCGGCATCCTCGACCTGGAGCGCGAGGCTGAGCTTGGCGGCCCCATCCACACCAAGGGCATGATGATCCTCAAAAGCTATCTGGTCAGCCGCTTCGCCCAGGACAAGGGGCTGGTCATGACCGGGTCGCTGTGTTTCGAGCAGAACTACGCCGGCGTCGAGGGCGATTCGGCCTCGGGCGCGGAGTTGGCGGCCCTGCTTTCGGCTCTGGCCGAAGCCCCCATCCGCCTGCGCTACGCCATGACCGGGGCGGTGTCCCAGTCCGGCGAGATCATGGCCGTGGGCGGGGTCAACGAGAAGATTCGCGGCTTTTTCGCGGTTTGCCGCCGCCGGGGCTTGGCCGGCGACCAGGGCGTGCTCCTGCCGGCCGACAACGTGGTCAACCTCATGCTCGACGACGAGGTGATCCAGGCCGTGGCCCAGGGCCGTTTCCACATCCATCCCGTGGCCACCGTCGAGGAGGCCATGGAAATCCTGACCGGCCTGCCGGCGGGCGTGCGCGGGCCGGACGGGACGTTCCCTGAGGGCAGCCTCTACGCCCGGGTCGACGCGCGCCTGGCCCGGCTGGCCCAGCTCGCCCCCCTGGGCGGCGGCTGGCAGGGCTGCGGGCGGGGGTAG
- a CDS encoding EAL and HDOD domain-containing protein → MSDNGQSGASPFFFTKQALFDVKRKLWGYEIQGGADACSALACFADQEHLAGSLASTSYMGVQSAVERGKKVAVPFDEVGFLAQAPYALPPAHGVVKFVGQASRPREVVELAARLRADGYSLAVDVGAGQPDLAELAALADVWCFDAGGADDPTPIAARNKGGKALLWASRVGSLDTFEKLKAAGFAVFQGRFFKEPELVSERKLTSHQMSRFQLLRLIESEDPDVDALAEAISADVSVSFRLLSYLNSAAFGLPQKIQSIKQAIMILGSIKIRNWLRAVLLADMAQGGDMPRELAELSLQRARLLELVTTRYDFWDFNPGTLFLLGLFSLLDAILGLPMRQVAEHLPLDEKLKSALRRDAQNEYQPLLDLAECIEDADWPRLADLTRQLGLELDAVKVCASEAMAYSSGFFATQTDAPPPTGKKARQ, encoded by the coding sequence ATGAGCGACAACGGCCAATCCGGCGCCAGCCCGTTTTTCTTCACCAAGCAGGCCCTGTTCGACGTCAAACGCAAGCTGTGGGGCTACGAGATCCAGGGCGGCGCGGACGCCTGCTCGGCCCTGGCCTGCTTCGCCGACCAGGAGCATCTGGCCGGCTCCCTGGCCTCCACCTCCTATATGGGCGTGCAAAGCGCCGTGGAGCGCGGCAAGAAAGTGGCCGTGCCCTTTGATGAGGTCGGCTTCCTGGCCCAGGCCCCCTATGCCCTGCCGCCGGCCCACGGCGTGGTGAAATTCGTGGGCCAGGCCTCGCGGCCCAGGGAGGTCGTCGAGCTGGCCGCCCGGCTTCGAGCCGACGGCTACAGCCTGGCCGTGGACGTGGGCGCCGGCCAGCCCGATCTGGCCGAACTGGCCGCCCTGGCCGACGTGTGGTGCTTCGATGCGGGCGGCGCCGACGACCCGACCCCCATCGCCGCCCGCAATAAGGGCGGCAAGGCCCTGCTGTGGGCCTCCCGGGTGGGCAGCCTCGATACCTTTGAAAAACTCAAGGCCGCCGGATTCGCCGTGTTCCAGGGCCGTTTTTTCAAGGAACCGGAGCTGGTGTCCGAGCGCAAGCTCACCTCCCACCAGATGAGCCGCTTCCAGCTTTTGCGACTCATCGAATCCGAGGACCCGGACGTGGACGCCCTGGCCGAGGCCATTTCCGCCGACGTGTCCGTGAGCTTTCGGCTGCTGTCCTACCTCAACAGCGCCGCCTTCGGCCTGCCGCAAAAAATCCAGTCCATCAAGCAGGCCATCATGATCCTTGGCAGCATCAAGATCCGCAACTGGCTGCGGGCGGTGCTTTTGGCCGACATGGCCCAGGGCGGCGACATGCCGCGCGAGCTGGCCGAGCTGTCCTTGCAGCGGGCCAGACTCCTGGAGCTTGTCACCACCCGCTACGATTTCTGGGACTTCAACCCGGGAACGCTCTTTCTGCTCGGGCTTTTTTCCCTGCTTGACGCCATCCTGGGCCTGCCCATGCGGCAGGTGGCCGAGCATCTGCCGCTGGATGAAAAGCTCAAGTCGGCCCTACGCCGCGACGCCCAGAACGAATACCAGCCCCTGCTCGACTTGGCCGAGTGCATTGAGGACGCGGATTGGCCGCGCCTGGCCGACCTGACCCGGCAACTTGGGCTGGAACTCGACGCGGTCAAGGTCTGCGCCAGCGAGGCCATGGCCTACAGCAGCGGCTTTTTCGCCACCCAGACCGACGCGCCGCCGCCGACCGGCAAAAAGGCCCGGCAGTAG
- a CDS encoding acyltransferase family protein, with the protein MSNTPGRPPFLPGLGGLRGLAALAVLVGHGVAWLTPLPQTPDLYEPFARLTRCGLSAFFVLSGFVLAYNHSAAMAAGELPFGRFAIARLARLYPVYLLTLGLAAGLALLKHGPGSFGGPGHLLAFASLTQTWFLVPGWPQIFPLAWAVSVEVFFYLAFPATAWLLARARTPRAALGLILAALALALALDGLGARLWPQLFTAYAARHPEWAGTPGELAALLFQWLFYSSPYLRIFEWLMGAAAARFFLLKPQAPANLDIVAALSLAGLLVVPLPQDSFFLQIVAQNVLYAPFLTALLLALAARPRAFLSARRLDAVSAASLSIYLVQTWTLGVFAGPPETGWPEALLRLAAGLLATLCVGLVVARCIEHPAARRILAKRPQRPGA; encoded by the coding sequence ATGTCAAATACGCCGGGGCGACCGCCCTTTCTCCCGGGCCTTGGCGGACTGCGCGGGCTGGCCGCCCTGGCTGTGCTGGTGGGCCACGGCGTGGCCTGGCTCACGCCGCTGCCGCAAACTCCCGACCTCTATGAACCCTTCGCCCGACTCACCCGGTGCGGACTGTCGGCCTTTTTCGTGCTGTCGGGATTTGTGCTGGCCTACAACCACAGCGCGGCCATGGCCGCCGGGGAGCTGCCCTTTGGGCGCTTCGCCATAGCCCGGCTGGCCCGGCTCTATCCGGTCTATCTGCTGACGCTGGGGCTGGCGGCCGGGCTGGCCCTGCTCAAGCACGGCCCAGGCTCCTTTGGCGGGCCGGGCCATTTGCTGGCCTTTGCCAGCCTCACCCAGACCTGGTTTCTCGTGCCGGGCTGGCCTCAGATTTTTCCCCTGGCCTGGGCCGTGAGCGTGGAAGTCTTTTTCTACCTGGCTTTCCCGGCCACGGCTTGGCTCTTAGCCCGGGCGCGCACGCCCCGGGCGGCCCTGGGCCTTATCCTGGCCGCCTTGGCCCTGGCCCTGGCCCTGGACGGGCTCGGCGCGCGCCTGTGGCCCCAGCTCTTCACCGCCTACGCCGCCCGCCACCCCGAATGGGCCGGCACGCCCGGCGAACTGGCCGCCCTGCTCTTTCAGTGGCTCTTCTATTCGAGTCCGTATCTGCGGATTTTCGAGTGGCTCATGGGCGCGGCGGCGGCCCGCTTTTTTCTCTTGAAGCCGCAGGCCCCGGCAAACCTCGACATCGTCGCCGCCCTGAGCCTGGCCGGCCTGCTGGTCGTGCCCCTGCCCCAGGACAGCTTCTTTCTCCAGATCGTGGCCCAAAACGTGCTCTACGCGCCTTTTTTGACCGCCCTGCTCCTGGCCTTGGCCGCCCGGCCCCGGGCCTTTCTGTCCGCCCGCCGCCTGGACGCGGTCAGCGCCGCGAGCTTGTCGATCTACCTCGTCCAGACCTGGACGCTGGGCGTCTTTGCCGGCCCGCCGGAAACAGGCTGGCCCGAAGCCCTGCTCCGCCTGGCCGCCGGCCTTCTCGCCACCCTTTGCGTCGGTCTGGTTGTCGCACGCTGCATCGAACATCCCGCGGCGCGGCGGATACTGGCGAAGCGTCCGCAGCGTCCGGGGGCCTAA
- a CDS encoding C13 family peptidase yields the protein MPRCRFPSLIVLTCLVLFCAARPALAADIDTAAKALDRLLAQMPPSARTTAAVSGEAEPRQGEVVLTLDARAVRLGQGPGWLFGLTLPDGEKRVAFVAADGSSHFAPTTELPAGLSPISLPDAAADTGPIADRQTAVAAVTDRLLGHSLQGRRVYVANDPVSDDITVPLLRGSVSLSGGPGWLFFIDDVPQANWSHGCRFVLAATDGTLHVVPAMLPPADLAGFTELTVWPPAQPAQTSALPTASVETAKAAAAKAAIDVPAATDASHRYAVILSGGYNQQNNHVRYWNDCSYFFTTLKAAGFLQNNIYVLFADGTDPAIDNSLGLNSNTDLNNDTIQDIKYSATKANITTVFNELAGKLGSQDILYIFTTDHGGPADGNTAPYAAANVVLNLWGEDITNAEFAAEVNKVQAGAVAAIFEQCFSGGMIEPLKAPNRVLMSAARYWELSYAMGPDYTYDEFSFYVTQALADPTKGDSNGDGVVTLEEAYSYGLAKDSVQAETLDLGGDNNGEHPSYYSNPWYLGRQLALGGRYPTAKAPTYGGYAQYQTGDAFPTGATAQNWKGTDQYWPLSLPFAFPLGGQSYTSASVSSHGIIHFANPSASGENTINGLAASVAVAPLWDRLTTAGDGDDIAVSSSAQSVTVVWKAKTVADARPVNVAARLYPSGAVRFFYGAGNQHTSRVAGRDKTIGVAAGTAASMLLGLRNGLPDLGAANALLIQPSTLPPPSTGLPWQELLLQ from the coding sequence ATGCCACGTTGCCGCTTCCCCAGCCTGATCGTCCTGACCTGCCTTGTCCTTTTTTGCGCCGCCAGGCCGGCCCTGGCCGCCGACATCGACACCGCCGCCAAGGCCCTGGACCGGCTGCTGGCCCAGATGCCGCCATCCGCGCGGACCACGGCCGCCGTCTCCGGCGAAGCCGAGCCGCGCCAGGGCGAGGTGGTCCTCACCCTGGACGCCCGGGCCGTGCGCCTGGGCCAGGGGCCGGGCTGGCTTTTCGGCCTGACCCTGCCCGACGGCGAAAAACGCGTGGCCTTCGTGGCCGCCGACGGCTCCAGCCATTTCGCGCCGACCACCGAACTCCCGGCCGGGCTGTCCCCCATCAGCCTGCCCGATGCCGCCGCCGACACCGGCCCCATCGCCGACCGGCAAACCGCCGTCGCCGCCGTCACCGACCGGCTGCTGGGCCACTCCCTGCAAGGCCGGCGGGTCTACGTCGCCAACGACCCCGTCAGCGACGACATCACCGTGCCGCTGCTGCGGGGTTCGGTCAGCTTGTCCGGCGGGCCGGGCTGGCTCTTTTTCATCGACGACGTCCCCCAGGCCAACTGGTCACACGGCTGCCGCTTCGTGCTGGCTGCGACGGACGGCACGCTGCACGTCGTCCCGGCCATGCTGCCGCCGGCCGACCTCGCCGGCTTCACGGAACTGACGGTCTGGCCGCCGGCCCAGCCGGCCCAGACCTCGGCCCTGCCGACGGCGTCCGTCGAGACGGCCAAAGCCGCCGCCGCCAAAGCCGCCATCGACGTTCCGGCCGCCACCGACGCCAGCCATCGCTACGCCGTCATCCTCTCCGGCGGCTACAACCAACAAAACAACCACGTCCGCTACTGGAACGACTGTTCCTATTTCTTCACCACGCTGAAAGCCGCCGGTTTCCTGCAGAACAACATCTACGTGCTTTTCGCCGACGGCACGGACCCGGCCATCGACAACTCCCTGGGGCTCAATTCCAACACCGACCTCAACAACGACACCATCCAGGACATCAAATACAGCGCCACCAAGGCCAACATCACCACCGTTTTTAACGAGCTGGCCGGCAAGCTCGGCAGCCAGGACATCCTCTACATCTTCACCACCGACCACGGCGGCCCGGCTGACGGCAACACCGCGCCCTACGCCGCCGCCAACGTGGTCCTCAACCTCTGGGGCGAGGACATCACCAACGCCGAATTCGCCGCCGAGGTGAACAAAGTCCAGGCCGGGGCGGTGGCCGCCATTTTCGAGCAGTGCTTTTCCGGGGGCATGATCGAACCGCTGAAGGCCCCCAACCGGGTGCTCATGTCCGCCGCCCGTTACTGGGAGTTGTCCTATGCCATGGGGCCGGACTACACCTATGACGAATTTTCCTTCTACGTCACCCAGGCCCTGGCCGACCCGACCAAGGGCGACAGCAACGGCGACGGGGTCGTGACCTTGGAAGAGGCCTACAGCTACGGGCTGGCCAAGGACAGCGTCCAGGCCGAAACCCTGGACCTGGGCGGCGACAATAACGGCGAGCATCCAAGCTACTACAGCAATCCCTGGTATCTGGGCCGACAACTCGCCCTTGGAGGGCGCTATCCCACGGCCAAAGCGCCGACCTACGGCGGCTATGCCCAGTACCAGACCGGCGACGCCTTCCCCACCGGGGCCACGGCCCAGAACTGGAAGGGAACGGACCAGTACTGGCCGCTGAGCCTGCCCTTCGCCTTTCCCCTGGGCGGCCAGAGCTACACCTCGGCCTCGGTGTCGAGCCACGGCATCATCCATTTCGCCAATCCATCGGCCAGCGGCGAAAACACGATCAACGGCCTGGCCGCCAGCGTGGCCGTAGCGCCGCTGTGGGACCGGCTGACCACGGCCGGCGATGGCGACGACATCGCGGTATCCTCAAGCGCCCAATCCGTGACCGTCGTCTGGAAGGCCAAGACCGTGGCCGACGCCCGGCCGGTCAACGTGGCGGCCCGGCTCTATCCGTCCGGGGCGGTGCGGTTTTTTTACGGGGCCGGCAACCAGCACACCTCGCGGGTGGCCGGGCGCGACAAGACCATCGGCGTCGCGGCGGGCACGGCCGCGTCCATGCTGCTGGGGCTGCGAAACGGCCTGCCGGACCTTGGCGCGGCCAACGCGCTGCTTATCCAGCCTTCGACCCTGCCCCCGCCCTCAACGGGGCTGCCCTGGCAGGAGCTACTTCTCCAGTAG
- a CDS encoding MFS transporter: MSVFANLCLVNFLARFSYALARNPVLPLFALSLGAGPEAVGWAVGVSTVTGIFFKLPSGSLSDVIGRRRAMLAGLFFFGLMPYAYLCIDSYAALIAVRFVHGLATAIYAPVAMAVVASLAGERKGELLSLFSSVAIIGTLLGAPMGGLILHNPFTAGEPGLTLFRLVYLLSGLTGTAALVLGLRSLGFGEEAPSGAGQSLAERGRLFVRGLREVAGDGRVLAASSMEAVQNLAMGALEAFLPIYAVTVAGLTEFEAGLLWGAQVTVIMAAKPLMGRVSDRRGRRPLIVAGMALCAVPLAVVPHLAGFWSLLAVCLAFGLGEALVTSSSAALVADVSRSRHLGSAMGVFGTIADVGHAAGPILAGALVGGLGYGPGFVVLAVVLVAAIPWYVRVAPRQG, from the coding sequence ATGTCCGTTTTCGCCAATCTGTGCCTGGTCAATTTCCTGGCCCGCTTCTCCTACGCCCTGGCCCGCAACCCGGTGCTGCCGCTTTTCGCCTTGTCCCTGGGGGCCGGCCCGGAAGCCGTGGGCTGGGCGGTTGGCGTGTCCACGGTGACGGGCATCTTTTTCAAGCTGCCCTCGGGGTCGCTGTCCGACGTCATCGGCCGACGGCGGGCCATGCTGGCCGGCCTGTTCTTTTTCGGGCTCATGCCCTACGCCTACCTGTGCATCGACAGCTACGCCGCCCTGATCGCCGTGCGTTTCGTCCATGGCTTGGCCACGGCCATCTACGCTCCGGTGGCCATGGCCGTGGTGGCGTCCCTGGCCGGGGAGCGCAAGGGCGAGCTGCTGTCGCTTTTTTCCTCCGTCGCCATCATCGGCACGCTGCTCGGAGCGCCCATGGGCGGCCTGATCCTGCACAACCCCTTCACCGCCGGCGAACCGGGGCTGACGCTGTTCCGGCTGGTCTACCTCCTAAGCGGGCTGACCGGCACGGCCGCCCTGGTCCTGGGGCTGCGCTCCCTGGGGTTTGGCGAGGAAGCTCCGTCCGGGGCCGGCCAAAGCCTGGCCGAGCGGGGCCGGCTGTTCGTCCGGGGACTGCGGGAAGTGGCCGGCGACGGCCGGGTGCTGGCCGCCTCGTCCATGGAGGCGGTGCAAAATTTGGCCATGGGCGCGCTGGAAGCGTTTTTGCCCATCTACGCCGTCACCGTGGCCGGGCTGACCGAGTTCGAGGCCGGCCTGCTGTGGGGTGCGCAGGTGACGGTCATCATGGCGGCCAAGCCGCTCATGGGCCGGGTGTCGGACCGCCGGGGCCGGCGGCCCCTCATTGTGGCCGGCATGGCCCTGTGCGCCGTGCCCCTGGCCGTGGTGCCGCATCTGGCCGGCTTCTGGAGCCTGCTTGCCGTCTGTCTGGCCTTTGGCCTGGGCGAGGCCCTGGTCACCTCGTCCTCGGCGGCCCTGGTGGCCGACGTCAGCCGCTCGCGCCACCTGGGCTCGGCCATGGGCGTGTTCGGGACCATCGCCGACGTGGGCCATGCCGCCGGCCCCATCCTGGCCGGGGCGCTGGTAGGGGGGCTCGGCTACGGCCCGGGCTTCGTCGTCCTGGCCGTGGTCCTTGTCGCGGCCATTCCCTGGTATGTCCGGGTCGCGCCGCGCCAAGGATGA
- a CDS encoding DUF2148 domain-containing protein, whose product MMDMRDAVHQAAGLMAAAARTAPKAGGKDHLEIVVVTDAADLARIATAMRTYAPQSTNEAFWRRDAANIEQAQALLLVGLKTSAAAGYDCGACGFETCSAFAKGRTMTDKAMGYSGPHCVMRMMDIGVALSSAAKTAGLLSIDNRVQQRVGAAARALGYIDAGVAMGIPVGVYGKSIFYDRSAPKAH is encoded by the coding sequence ATGATGGACATGCGTGACGCCGTGCATCAGGCCGCCGGCCTCATGGCCGCCGCCGCCCGCACCGCCCCCAAGGCCGGAGGCAAGGATCATCTGGAAATCGTGGTGGTCACCGACGCGGCCGACCTGGCCCGCATCGCCACGGCCATGCGGACCTATGCCCCACAAAGCACCAACGAGGCCTTCTGGCGGCGCGACGCGGCCAACATCGAACAGGCCCAGGCCCTGCTCCTGGTCGGGCTCAAGACCTCGGCCGCTGCCGGCTACGACTGCGGGGCCTGCGGCTTCGAGACGTGTTCCGCCTTTGCCAAGGGGCGGACCATGACCGACAAGGCCATGGGCTACAGCGGCCCCCACTGCGTCATGCGCATGATGGACATCGGCGTGGCCCTGTCCTCGGCGGCCAAGACGGCCGGGCTGTTGTCCATCGACAACCGGGTGCAGCAGCGCGTGGGCGCGGCGGCCCGGGCCCTGGGCTACATTGACGCCGGCGTGGCCATGGGCATTCCGGTGGGCGTCTACGGCAAGTCGATCTTCTACGACCGCTCGGCCCCCAAGGCCCACTAA